The Choloepus didactylus isolate mChoDid1 chromosome 13, mChoDid1.pri, whole genome shotgun sequence genome contains a region encoding:
- the LOC119508581 gene encoding corticotropin-releasing factor-binding protein: protein MSPTFKLQSHFILIFLTALRAESRYLELREAADHDPFLLFGANLKRELAGEQLYRRALRCLDMLSLQGQFTFTADQPQLHCAAFFISEPDEFITIHYDLVSIDCQGGDFLKVFDGWILKGEKFPSSQDHPLPTTERYIDFCESGFSRRSIRSSQNVVMIFFRVHEPGNGFTITIKTDPNLFPCNVISQTPNGRFTLVVPHQHRNCSFSIIYPVVIKISDLTLGHLNGLQLKKPSAGCVGIGDFVELLGGTGLDPSKMMPLANLCYPFHGPAQMKIGCDNTVVRMVSSGKHINRMTFEYHHLEPYELENPNGNSIWEFCLSRH, encoded by the exons ATGTCACCTACCTTCAAACTCCAGAGTCACTTCATTTTGATCTTCCTGACGGCTCTAAGGGCGGAGAGCCGGTACCTAGAG CTGCGGGAAGCGGCAGACCACGACCCTTTCCTCCTCTTCGGCGCCAACCTGAAACGCGAGttggccggggagcagctgtacCGCCGAGCTCTGC GATGCCTGGACATGCTGAGCCTCCAAGGCCAGTTCACCTTTACCGCCGACCAGCCGCAGCTGCACTGCGCCGCCTTCTTCATCAGCGAGCCGGATGAGTTCATCACCATCCACTACGACCTGGTCTCCATCGACTGTCAGGGAGGGGACTTCCTGAAG GTGTTTGATGGTTGGATTCTCAAGGGGGAGAAGTTCCCCAGTTCCCAGGATCATCCTCTACCTACAACTGAGCGGTACATAGATTTCTGTGAGAGTGGTTTTAGCAGAAGAAGCATCAGATCCTCCCAGAATGTGGTCATGATCTTCTTCCGGGTCCATGAACCAGGAAATGGATTCACAATAACCATAAAGACAGATCCTAACCTCTTTC CCTGCAATGTCATCTCTCAGACCCCAAATGGAAGGTTTACCTTGGTAGTTCCACATCAGCATCGAAACTGCAGCTTCTCCATAATTTATCCTGTGGTGATAAAAATATCTGATCTCACCCTAGGACACTTAAATGGTCTCCAGTTAAAG AAACCCTCAGCAGGTTGTGTGGGAATAGGAGACTTTGTGGAGCTGCTGGGAGGAACTGGATTGGACCCTTCCAAGATGATGCCTTTAGCCAATCTCTGCTACCCCTTTCATGGCCCTG CCCAAATGAAAATCGGCTGCGACAACACCGTGGTGCGCATGGTCTCTAGTGGGAAACACATAAATCGCATGACTTTTGAATATCATCATCTGGAACCCTACGAACTGGAAAACCCAAATGGGAACAGTATTTGGGAATTCTGTTTATCTAGACATTGA